The genome window ACTGCGTCCTGTGTGAAGggcccattacgcggtcattatgtgggaaacacaccgcaatagaataagaataagttaaacgctaacgttatagtttgacctcttattaacgttcgtgctcttccactgataaacatggtattagctttgtggctaatctaatatagcaatgcattagcggctgtaagtgatgttacagaatatttagaagtgataatgataggaccgttggCTAGAACTACCataccgtttttatatacagtgtatacagtgtatgaactaaatctacaatcatttcacttgacgaacgacagactcaccgtcaaaacagtacatatccgtggcttggctgatcactttcttctgtagtgaatttctggcgctgtttccaactctggagctgcagagctccctctggtgggcaaactatgcaacactcataacatgagtgaagcatgagactctgtttctcatgtttcatcggccgttataaacgctgATGCCGATTTAATTGCAATTAGCTCAtgtcggccgataatatcggccggccgatatattgGTCGGGCTCTactaaaaacattgcaagaattagatgttttgtttccagtcaagacttggagaaactagttcagatccagaacgctgctgccaggattctgactagaaccagaaaatcagagaatatcacaccagtcctcaggtccttacactggcttccagttacatttaggattgattttaaattacttttactcTGCTATaaatcactaaatgacctaggaccgaaatacattgcagatatgttcactgactataaacctaacagaccactcagatcattaggatagagtcagttagaaataacaggggttcacacaaaacaaggggagtccgcctttagttactatgctgcccgcagctggaatcagcttccagaagagatcagatgtgctaaaacattagtcacttttaaatctagacttaaaactcatctgtttagctgtgcatttattgaatgagcccTCTGAGGCAACTTTTGATATAGttggaaaaatgtgtttatattctaaCATGTTGATACTTTCATTTTCTAAATAATCAGAGGTGCGATGTAAAGAAGTACAGTATATGTGTTAAGTAAATATGATGTTCTacatgttagatttttttttttttttcacagacagcaacactaaAAATATGGTCTTTTACAACACGATGcattgttgtagattaaactaCCCAACAGCATATTTAGTaggcaactttatttttaataacatattCAGAAGTAAAGTGCAACATGCACATCAGTGCAGCAGTAAAATTAATGCAAAACCAtccttacattttttttcagtacaatACTGTATacctttacactgtaaaaaacttAATTGTTTAGAAaacgttaaaaataataataaagcaactTGATGCAGTAAGACGATTGGGTTTTCTCAATAATAGATttttaaggcaaggcaagtttatttatttcgtacacaatggtaattcaaagtgcttaacataaaagaaagtaaaataatcaagaagaaaaatacaataaaactttggaaattatttaaaaattgagttattttaaataaattaaaacagttaaaaatagaaaattattttacatagaatacagtgaatacgtagaatacagtgcaatcagttcggacatcgcacagtgggATGAGCACTGTTCGGGTGTCACAACTtacatttctctttctctttctctctctctcgaataggcaatatttgagaaaatggtttatcGATTTCTAATCATCAATGTCTACgacagttatcgccctgatcagacatatgctgtgggattatcatgcagtctgtaatgatatgacgttagcaaatatgaacgattttttgcaaacatttctttgagtaacatgactgttaatatgaactcacaattgaatgtaacataaaacaaatgattacatcAAAATCTGTATTTATGCCAAAAgagtttacatttatgtgtctttttgttcgttgtagcagccatgttgctgagataattcataccccttcatttgaagtgtggtaccgaaaaatctttgtttgaagggctatctggcgaGCTACGTGAACGAACTGTGTTTGAATCAATATGATTGCTACAccatgttcattgctccctactccctgagcaggggtttacttcactttgaAACATTGACTGGAATTGCAAAGCGCCGATGTAGCCTATTGTAGTGAagttgtctctggtattctggtctgtgagcataaatgcGTTCTGGGGGCTTCGCTTTGGACAGCGCAATCAGGCCAaatttagcattttccaagatctcctattgcacctttaaagaAAATTTTGAGTTTCccactcataattatgactttgtgTTGGGGTTTCACGGCTTTCAACTTGTAAATACGATCTATCGGACAGGACTTGAATGCAAcattagtgtaaatagacactccgggtgattttttttgttactatttaaacaaaaaacaccCACACTTCCACGCGGCTACGGACACAGCCATAGACATAAATGGAGTGGTGGAATGATGTCCCTTAGTAGGCAAAAACTCGGAAGGCAGCGCTAGTGGAGTGAAAGGTTGTGACAATTATAGTGGCCCACGGCTGAAGGGGTCCCCCTGCCGATTTCAACTGACTATCCAAGACCAGCATAAAAAGACAGCCTTTCACGTCTTCACGAAAGCTTATCATTACACGTGTTTTAAATCTtgctaatttaaacatttaatacagtacattcaaacacaagatgtgGAAAAACTCAACTGAGAGTTTGCTTGCCGAGAGCCGCGCAAACACCAAACCAAAAACTTATTTCCGAAGCATGACaggctagaggacgcagtgtcttgttccctactcagggaattatggttacatacataacctgagACAGTTTTTCCAACATTATAcctgtgaaagtgcactggaacggcagtcaaacccgtaagttcccacccgtgaactcgtactaTATCGATCCCATTTTCCGGGGACTTGTCCAGGCAGATCTCCTTACTGTACCAGTCAGTGGTTCTTGAAAATTTTTTGACTACTGGACCCCCCATAATATTTCGGGACATATGTATATaggtttaatttgtttatttgtgctatttacacaacaGGGCCCACGGGTACAACCTGTGCCCCACAAACCCAAGGCTACGGCCCTGCCATAAGGTAAACATTACGATTATTCTATATAAACACCACATTTACCAGCTTAATCACAGTGAAAGTGAAACTTTAACGATGCATAGTGCTTAAAGCcatgttaaatttaaatgtttaaggcAACGTGAAGCTGTTAGAAAGTATATGAGGATTTCCTAGAAGCaatgataaaataacattttgtgtacCCAACCTTAAAAAGCTGAAATGTGGTACTTTATTCGTTATTCAAGTTTAATCTTACCATATCCATAAACTCGCTCACTCTGCTTTTATTTAATAGATTAAATGCAATAGAATGTTATTGGATAATATGTAGAGacgtttttaattaaaatatttatattaatcaaGGCTTTATTGACTTTTAATCCACTTTATTTGGAAATGTACAGCAATATGTGCTTTCATATGTCttttcatgattatttatttttttcattatataatttattattaatgtcttatttcagttttagtttggctGTAGATTTGTATACTGCCCtacaaagacaaaaaacaacaacaacaacaacaacaaaaaaaaccttaaaggggccatatgatgttgctaaaaataacattattttgtgtatttggtgtaatgaaatgtgtttttgtggtttaagtttcaaaaccacattattttccacataatgtacattactgtttctcctctatgccccatgTTCTGAAATGCGTaaatttttacaaggctcatcattctgaaaagcaaaGTGTGGTCTGACTGggcagctatccagtgcattgtgattggccaaatgttaCAAGCATTTGACGAAAATGTTACATCCCTCAACATATACTGTTATGGcgtgtcccggtcagaacaccggcataacagtacaaaaacaataaaacccattacaaattatCCCTGATATGATACACTTCCGAGCCTCATCTGTGCCAAATATGGCACATATGGCTGAGTTCTGGCAGTGGTGGCAGAGGTTATTTGGGCCAGATTTGGCCCACAGACATCAAGCTGGTTTTTGTGTCAGTTCTGGCATGTTGTTTGTGGCCCATGTGTGACAAAATGGTTTAAGGTTGAGTTCTGGCTTGCTGTTTGTGGGTCAGATGTGGCCCATGTGTGAGAAACCGGTTTTAGGTTGAGTTATGGCTTGTTGTGTGTGGGTCTGACATGGCCTACaccaggtgaccagatgtgccattttcCGGGGACTTGTCCAGGCAGATCACCTTACTGTAccagtcagtggttctcaaacttttttgaGTACtggattatatattatatatatgcatatgtgaccaatcatggaaagtagggacacaagtcggttctggggcattttgagttattcacagattctgagataatctttaatctttcaaatgtggccatcatttttaatgttattattttaatttttatgcaaacaaaaagtacatattgatgctaattttatttgttatttgctggttttctacataaaacttggttaattgatttcattgtgtagcattaggacttttttaacaggattctgtgataatcgatgagctagctaataacaataggtagatatgggaaggtctaaacatggactaaacatgagataacgtgtgttcttagaatgaacacaaaacgacaaactttgatgtttatggaaactcaccccataagaaacagaaaagtattcttgtagatccgaagtttgcactgtgcatctgtttgcctctaaatgttataGATTtaccccatttctctgtctttatccccatcaaatgttactatcgatatagcctctgatatcttacggtccaactcgtctgacgccagtccaatacattcttcctcgtcgtcatcttcgctcagttgtagattagggatattatacagtcttattatgccgctttcatcgtcgctcagatcgtcttcagaatcagtgagcgcttgtttataagcatccagcttgtcgaagaagtacttcaaagCATTTTCAGTGTAACGGCCatggttcagctcgtctgcgttcatctccattaatatgacacccctaaatcatatttttaaaattaaaaagggGATGTTAAACTACATAATCATAgaaaattatgcaaatgtgtttacTAATGAAAGGTTAGCTTGGAATAGCAATTGTCTCTCTTCAAGGCAAAAATCTCCACCATCAAAATAAATTTGGTTCCTCTGCTTAATTTTCTTTGTTCTATGCTGCTGCTTTCcccatcgaaaatacattttggtacaaaaatagcaaaaactacgattttattcagcattgttttctcttctACGTCTGTTGTGAGCATGTTCAAAGCATTGCAGTTTAGttatatctggttcgcgaactaatcactcgatgtaaccggatcttcttagccagttcaccaaattatagtgaatcatttgaaactgttcacgtctccaataagcattaatctagatatgacttaagctgttaacttttttaacgtggctgacactccctccgagttaaaacaaaccaatatcccagagtaattaatttacacaaacagtacactgactgaactgctgtgaagagagacctaaagatgaacaccgagccgagccagataacgaatgaaagattgactcattcttgagttttttctttgttatttaaagagcgtgttagtataggTGGGTCTGCAGCgtgcgtacacgctgcttattaaacacagggatgcacagcagcacacaaacattccaaatattaaaaattaaaggtttgcaatgcataagaattttttgtaggctaatgtaataataaaaactccataactACGGGAAGAACGAGGCGGGAAcctggcggacaatcaaataaagactttaataacaaaataaacccaAAACAGCGCAACAGCCCCTCGAGGACGACtgtcgcgcacaaataaaaagcaaacacaactaaaatccagggctgatcctctctcgtccttcactgtcgtcgctccagttttatatccttccatctcctctgtgggactcgccCGTTCCCACGACTCTctgccctgccccactcgtcacagctaattatatatatatatatatatgtcataatggatagtcatcgcatgtatcagaattaagCTATCTACTTGCTCACACACGAGCAGTTCCATTTCATCTCTGAGACACGTTCTGTcattgcgcttgccaaattccgccatgtaaaaagcaaatccgtcatggcacgagcgcaactgacTCATATATTGGATGGAAAATGAGACTCTGgttggtttattgcacattacgcccaaaaaacacccattactcattaagagaacaCATCCATGCACAAGGATGCGGCAACCATTTgcccatcgttaaaatagcaaaagtggatttggatacGCCCTGAGTCCACCTGCGCTGTGTGCTTTACattttgcgtttagatcgttaaaatagggcccttgatCTGCCTCATGACCAGcctctcaaagcacttcatgatgaTCGTGTGATTGCAAGGGATGGTGAGTAGTACCTATACTGCACCTTGTGTCAAGATGATTTacgactttgacctttgaccttttgacaggttgaacttccggtgaccttatgatggatgggttgAACTTTCCATTTGAGTTCATGGGTTAACCTAATGACCCCCTCCCatgcatcgatcatgtggttttgacagaagcttttaccctattgacctagttagtCCTAAATCATAGTTTTTAACAGGCAGTTTTACGGTATATGAACCCTCCCatgcatcgatcatgtggttttgacagatgTTTTTTGCCGGTTGTTTGAACTTTGTCccagttaggttgtttgaactTTGTCCCAGTTAAGTTGTTCGAACTTTGTCCCAGTTAtatggttatgtgtgtgtgtgtggttatgtgtgtgcgtgtgcggtCTGACACCAATCCCATTTATATACTGCTCAGGAATGTAATGGGAGTGGGTGTCAgacagttatttcacatttatatataaaacattctataatttatataatttatataattaattatcatGCTAAAGTTGAAAACATGCCATTCTTTATATTCTAtcctttatataatatacataatctaaagcaattaaaggttaaaaaaacatttcagttatttcacatttatatataaaacatcatatcctttatataatttatataatatatatataatctaaaacaatttAACTGAGGTTGAAAAAAACAGTTCAGTTATTTCCATTCATATGTAAAACATCCTatcctttatataatttatataatttatataatataattaattatcatGCTAAAGTTGAAAACATGCCGTTCTTtatattctataatttatataatatacataatctgaagcaatttaactaaggttgaaaaacattctgttctttaaaagaatataaaaagctTACTAAAACCAATTGGATTACCTTAGAGAACCCAAGCTCGCAGCTCCATCTATTGGACTCTCTCTGAATGAGTTTAACCCTTGGCTCGAGACATACGGAGCGGGGGTGTCAGACAGAGAGAGCCCGCGTGCCCAACTGTCTGACATACCCCCTCCTTTTCATACCACAGTACAACAGAGCTAAAGTTGAAAAACATTCCGTTCTTTATATTCTatcctttatataatttatataatctaaagcaatttaactaaggttgaaaaacattctgttcttttaaaaggttataaatgaaaccattataaaaaatatactgaaacaacTGTTTCACAAAATCCATACTACAttttttagagagcagaaagGAGTTGTTTTCACATAACCTTTCTGACCCTCGGTGGTCCAAAAAtcagtctctgtgtctgtgtttgcacgCCACAGTTCACTCTCATCTGAATTTACTACACAATCATAATATCTTTAAAGATGTTGTTAATTAAAACCATCGTATCTCATGCAGGAGTAGCAtgcttttgacagttttctgatgGTTCCATCTATGAATTACGGTTGGTCAGCCCCTAGCACCTCTCGTGCCCAcaaatttatgatatttttttaatttataacacCGATTTCTTTCACACGTTCAGCTTTATAAATGcaatttgatgtgtttcaaaGCATCACTTGAACCAAAAACTTTCTCGGACGAGTCTCAAAGACAATCACTTGAACCAAAAAGCTTTCTCGGACGACTCTCCAAGACAATGGATAAAAGTGagtattttataatttcatgttATATGATGGTAGtgatatttaaatactattaattgATCAAAGTACGTTATGCTATTTTTACAGTCTACGATGTCTTTAAACCATATTACATTTAATTCCTGTAATTTTCTTAAAgttatgctgttttattttatccGGTGATAGAGATATTTTAAGTACTCTGTTAATTGATCAAATTatgttatgctattttttttacagtgtatgatgttaTAGTGTCTTCCCTtgcgaaaaataaccatggttttattatagtaaaactgtagtaacccatggttttttggcgtgttgactaccatttgtataaccacagatttactacaaataccatggttaaactatggttaatttagcaaaaccatggttaatttgtggttaccatggtttaactatagtaaccatgtttttttggttttatttgtactaaaaccatggttaattttcataagggtttaAACCATATTAAATTTCATTCCTGTAATAAAACATGCATCTGTATTTTATCTGCTGCTTTATTTTATCTGCTGATAGAGATATTTTAACactatattcataaaatatgttttatttgacTTAATATCGATGCATCGATTGTCCCAATTCATCCCCAGACAGTTGtgtatgaaaaaatacttttattttgaaaagacgacAACGTCCTgttgaaaatacttttattttgaaaagacgacGACATCCTGTTGACATGTGCTTAGCTTCCCGTGCTACAACTCAGTAGCACTCAGGATTTCAGAAAAACAATTCTGGGTCCGTTAAATCAACGTTTTGCCGTTATCCGTTTGTCATCTATGAACACGACATCACAGGGCTGTAAGTGCTCCCAGTTAGGAATGCACGGTTCTAGCTTAGCACCATTTTCCCTGGTGAGTCTGGGTGAAATGACACCGTGTTAAAGTGAAAATTGCGCCATCTACTGCAGTTTAATGTTATGACACACTGTTATAGTGAAAATTGTGCCATCTGCTGGCGGTTTAATGTTATGACACACTGTTATAGTGAAAATGCGCCATTCTGCTGGCGGTTTAATATTATGACATCATGATTTCTTTGTCacagtctgtctctgtgtgtgtgtgtgtgctccattAAACTAGCAAATAAAAACCCTCTCCATGTGTTTTAAATcataacaggttttttttttttttatctcaggtTCAAATATTGAGCAGCAAGCCTTTGACGGTATTAATACATGTAAAGTACGTATTAACTAttctttttataaatttttatataaaagtttttttttttttttttcacagtggcCGCGATTGATCCAGACACCACAGCCGATGGTAAAACAAGATCCATCTCCAACAGTTTTTATGAGAAATCaaaatttttgatttattttatgtttatgagaaaatctaattttatttttagatttcataCAATTTATCACCCAACCCGGCTTCCAGACAGTTATCGATCTCACGCAAGATGGTGACAAAGATCCCACCGTCAACGTAACAGACAAACCTCACATTCTACCTGATTCCACTCTGCCGCACGTCGAGAATCCAATAGGATCCAGCGGCGAACCACTTCCTGGACCCAGCGGCGAACCAGCAAGAAAGAAGCCTAGAAAAATGAATCGTCCCACCTCTCCGGTAAGCCTTGGACCAGGAGACGAACCACCAAGAAAGACTTATCGTTTTACAGCGGTGGTCCGACCTGAACCGAACGGCGAACTACCAAGAAAGGCTTATCGTTTTACCCCGTCGATCAGTCCTGAGAGCTCTCCAGAGAGTAAAACCCTTTGTCTGACACCACCGAACAGTCCTGAGACCGAGCTGTTTTATGGTAATGACTATCtacattatttgcatttaaactcCGGCGTCACgccattaagattttttatttttacacccaGCAGACTCGAGTAGAAGCCATAAGGATGACGTGAATACCTGGGGTACGTCTCAAATCGATGCTTGGGACCAGAGTTCTTGGACGAGCGAACGTGACGAGGTGTCAACCACCAACATGGGTCAAACACCATATCCTTCTCGCTCACCGTCGTCGGAAGTAGTAGAAGTGGAAGAAGTGTCTGCGCCTCAACCGGTTGATGAACCATTCGATGATCTGCCTCCGACTCATAGGCCAATTAATTCAATAGAATCATTTGGTCAAGAGTTTCGCGACGCGCAGGTTGACAAAAAAATGGAGGGGTCAGATGACTTACGTCAATCAGACCAATCCTCCACAGAGCTGACGCCGGACGAGATCGAAATGCTAAGTATACTGTCGGAATCTTTAGAACAGTATTTGTTTAATATAGAATCCCCTGCTATTTTGGATCTTTTTGAATTAGCCGTAAATCCAAATATGAATTTGTttgatcctctgctaagcctagACAACGATCCCATTGTACAACACGGCAAAAAAATACTCTcacattacaaaacaaatcaGTTGGAAAAAGGTTTGTATATCATTTCAAAGaaaattgaaaacattgtttAGTTGTATGATTGCTGGCAAACTTTGTACGATGATTTACTTCAATTGTATGACATTAAATTTATACAAGGAATACCCCAGAGTCTGaatgatgatgatttactgcCTGTTACCACCGCTACCCTTCTCGTGGTCGACGATCTGATGGAGCAAGCTTGCGCTAACGTTGAACTGCAGCGCGTGTTCACTCAATACTGCCACCATCGTAATCTCAGTTCTATTTACATAGTGCAAAATTTATTTGCGCAGGGAAAGTCGAGCCGAACCATCAGCTTAAACGCCAATTATATGATCCTCGGTACATCCATCAAGTGGCGATGCTAGGTCTTCAAATGTTCCCCCGGAAACACAAAATACTTTATGGAGTGTTATCACGACGCGGTCGACCGACCTTTCGGCTATAAAATGATAGACTATAAAGCAAAAACTCCGGAGCAGTACCGTCTCAGAACAGGATTGCTTTCAGACTGTCAAGTGGTTTAtatcctgaaaaaaagaagagcGTGATAACCATGTCTACCAGACTTTGTAAGCATCTGCCGGTGTTAAAACTGCTACTTAAAGCCACTCCTAAATCGGCGTCCGACGAATTCATTTAAGCGCTCTGCGAAGTGTCTCTAAACAACCTCTATGGCGTCATTCCAATCAACAGGCAACAGTACCAAAAACTGAAAAAGGGaaaagtggatattaaatttgtagccaataaaaaaatTGCCATAGCGGCCAAGAAACGAGTCTTTAACCAGAAGGGAGGGTTCTTGTTACCGCTCCTAAGCATCGCCGTGCTGTTTCTCACGAGCTTGATAGCAAATCGTTAGGATGGAGTATGCCGAAAAGATGTATTTAGTCCCTCACCATCAGCTGGATAAGCTCAAGAGTGAAAATGCTTGCGAGAACATTCAACAGACCGTGGAGAGTGATTTGGATGCCGCCATAAGAAATATTTTACGCCGCACCGATTTGAATTCTTACGAAAAGGTCAAACTTTACAGCCATACCCTGAGCAGGTTTTTGACCATCGTTAAACAAGGGGATCGTGAGAGCAGTGTTTTAATGCTTTCGTTACCCGATCTTGATCCCGGTCATAAAGACGAATCGCTGACTGCCGCTAACGTTGAAGACGGTAAAGCTGAGGAGGCTGTCGTCAACGAAGTTCTGAAGAATGTGCCATCGAGAAGCGTGAAAAACAGCAGATACATATTAGACAAGATGTTTAAAGCTAAAGCACTAAGCTCATGGAACGAATCTGGGGAGTTTGTGTTCAGGCGTAAAGCCGTACAAGGTTCGCACATGAtcaatttgttaaaaaatgttaTGGCCCCGCAAAACGTTAGGGATGACCGGAGACCTCCAGGATGGGTCAGAGTTACTACGCGCCTTTGCCGGATAAAACATCCCTTTTTCTACGGTGCCGAATCAACAGGTCAGACGCACGATTAACTCTCTAAGGAGTAAACCAGTAGACCCTGCATCACCTCCTGATAGACCTTATGAAAAAAAAGACCCAGAGATATTCACCTCGCTTGGCTCCGCAGTTCGGAGACTCGGCTCTAAAGAGTAAACATGTAGAACCCCCATCACCGCCTGTTAGACCTGTTTGGAAACGCGAGAGCCGGCGGGTATGGAGAATGATTTTGGACAGACCCTATCGATGGGGTACTTGCCCGTGGTCGAGAGCAGCATCTGGGCGTGAGCCAGTCTCACCGGGGGCGATACGGAAACTTTTTTGACAAATAGGGACGCTGCCGTTATATGTAATTTGTAAGCTCACCAAGTTTGTCGTCGGACCTCATCAAACAGAATTCATCCTTTGCCCGTATAAACCGTAATTTTAAATCCAAGCCAATTAATTAAAAGTTTCTCTTGAAAGAATATATCGCTGTTTATGGGGCAAGCAGTTCCACCTCACTGCTTCGGCTGGTGTAGAGCAATCTCTTTGTAAACCCCTCGTTACGGCCTGCGGGGTCATGTACATCCATGTTTTCACAGGTCAAAGTAATCCTCTGCAACCGCCTGATATCTCAGAGCTCCGGAACTCATCCGTATCACTGCATCATCGAAAGTCTGCTCAAATACGGTAAAGATACGCTGTAAACTATTTTCACCACCGGGCTGTTTCACAAAGACACAGCCCGGTGGTGAAAATAGTTTACAGCGTATCTTTACCGTATTTGAGCAGACTTTCGATGATGCAGCGATACGGATGAGTTCCGGAGCTCTGAGATATCAGGCGGTTGCAGAGGATTACTTTGACCTGTGAAAACATGCTAGCTGCCAGGTAATCTATCGGCCCCACCTTTGCCGGGTGGGCAATAACTGCTCCGTCAGACCCCGTGATTTTCACCCGTAGATAGAGCATCATGTTATTAAGATCCAAATAATCATCCCTGTTGACGGTGATAAAAAACTCCAATGGTGCAGAGTCCGATATGGCCTATAATGGGGCTAATTCTAAATAGCCAATTTTCTCAATAACAGTCTGCATCGGTCTGCATAACGGTCTGCATAACCCCTCCCCCGGCATAACCCGGCAAATCCCTGCCGGCCTGATTTCAGCGGTCTCTCCGGGTCTATAATAAACCATTTTTTGGTTTAAAGTGTAGTTTTACGATGACTTTGCTGTAAGAAAATGGT of Carassius gibelio isolate Cgi1373 ecotype wild population from Czech Republic chromosome A2, carGib1.2-hapl.c, whole genome shotgun sequence contains these proteins:
- the LOC128021557 gene encoding uncharacterized protein LOC128021557 isoform X3, which codes for MNTTSQGCSNIEQQAFDVAAIDPDTTADDFIQFITQPGFQTVIDLTQDGDKDPTVNVTDKPHILPDSTLPHVENPIGSSGEPLPGPSGEPARKKPRKMNRPTSPVSLGPGDEPPRKTYRFTAVVRPEPNGELPRKAYRFTPSISPESSPESKTLCLTPPNSPETELFYADSSRSHKDDVNTWGTSQIDAWDQSSWTSERDEVSTTNMGQTPYPSRSPSSEVVEVEEVSAPQPVDEPFDDLPPTHRPINSIESFGQEFRDAQVDKKMEGSDDLRQSDQSSTELTPDEIEMLSILSESLEQYLFNIESPAILDLFELAVNPNMNLFDPLLSLDNDPIVQHGKKILSHYKTNQLEKGLYIISKKIENIV
- the LOC128021557 gene encoding uncharacterized protein LOC128021557 isoform X1; this translates as MNTTSQGCSNIEQQAFDGINTLAAIDPDTTADDFIQFITQPGFQTVIDLTQDGDKDPTVNVTDKPHILPDSTLPHVENPIGSSGEPLPGPSGEPARKKPRKMNRPTSPVSLGPGDEPPRKTYRFTAVVRPEPNGELPRKAYRFTPSISPESSPESKTLCLTPPNSPETELFYADSSRSHKDDVNTWGTSQIDAWDQSSWTSERDEVSTTNMGQTPYPSRSPSSEVVEVEEVSAPQPVDEPFDDLPPTHRPINSIESFGQEFRDAQVDKKMEGSDDLRQSDQSSTELTPDEIEMLSILSESLEQYLFNIESPAILDLFELAVNPNMNLFDPLLSLDNDPIVQHGKKILSHYKTNQLEKGLYIISKKIENIV
- the LOC128021557 gene encoding uncharacterized protein LOC128021557 isoform X2 codes for the protein MNTTSQGCSNIEQQAFDGINTLAAIDPDTTADDFIQFITQPGFQTVIDLTQDGDKDPTVNVTDKPHILPDSTLPHVENPIGSSGEPLPGPSGEPARKKPRKMNRPTSPVSLGPGDEPPRKTYRFTAVVRPEPNGELPRKAYRFTPSISPESSPESKTLCLTPPNSPETELFYDSSRSHKDDVNTWGTSQIDAWDQSSWTSERDEVSTTNMGQTPYPSRSPSSEVVEVEEVSAPQPVDEPFDDLPPTHRPINSIESFGQEFRDAQVDKKMEGSDDLRQSDQSSTELTPDEIEMLSILSESLEQYLFNIESPAILDLFELAVNPNMNLFDPLLSLDNDPIVQHGKKILSHYKTNQLEKGLYIISKKIENIV